The proteins below come from a single Cannabis sativa cultivar Pink pepper isolate KNU-18-1 chromosome 3, ASM2916894v1, whole genome shotgun sequence genomic window:
- the LOC133035443 gene encoding uncharacterized protein LOC133035443, which produces MKELFNYRHSSLRNVIEQCFGVLKARFPILKMMPPYKLSRQTLIVIACCTLHNFIRQCTQYDHMFREWEEKELESEDNKEGWETSVSRYEVNLSDESAAVMARVRDRIAQTMWTAYNNRN; this is translated from the coding sequence ATGAAAGAACTATTCAATTATAGACATTCTTCACTTAGAAATGTCATTGAACAGTGCTTTGGTGTGCTGAAAGCTCGTTTTCCTATATTAAAGATGATGCCACCTTACAAATTGAGTCGACAAACTTTAATAGTAATTGCTTGTTGTACACTTCATAATTTTATTCGACAATGCACCCAATATGATCATATGTttagagaatgggaagaaaaaGAACTTGAGAGTgaagacaacaaagaaggatgGGAAACCAGTGTGTCAAGATATGAAGTTAATTTGTCTGATGAATCTGCTGCAGTAATGGCACGTGTTCGAGATCGTATTGCTCAAACTATGTGGACGGCTTATAATAATAGAAATTag